In Pyxicephalus adspersus chromosome 10, UCB_Pads_2.0, whole genome shotgun sequence, the DNA window ACCTCTGGTGAACCTCAATCAAATAGGCCCCATTGGCcagtaatgtttattttgaagCTATAATGGCACNNNNNNNNNNNNNNNNNNNNNNNNNNNNNNNNNNNNNNNNNNNNNNNNNNNNNNNNNNNNNNNNNNNNNNNNNNNNNNNNNNNNNNNNNNNNNNNNNNNNNNNNNNNNNNNNNNNNNNNNNNNNNNNNNNNNNNNNNNNNNNNNNNNNNNNNNNNNNNNNNNNNNNNNNNNNNNNNNNNNNNNNNNNNNNNNNNNNNNNNNNNNNNNNNNNNNNNNNNNNNNNNNNNNNNNNNNNNNNNNNNNNNNNNNNNNNNNNNNNNNNNNNNNNNNNNNNNNNNNNNNNNNNNNNNNNNNNNNNNNNNNNNNNNNNNNNNNNNNNNNNNNNNNNNNNNNNNNNNNNNNNNNNNNNNNNNNNNNNNNNNNNNNNNNNNNNNNNNNNNNNNNNNNNNNNNNNNNNNNNNNNNNNNNNNNNNNNNNNNNNNNNNNNNNNNNNNNNNNNNNNNNNNNNNNNNNNNNNNNNNNNNNNNNNNNNNNNNNNNNNNNNNNNNNNNNNNNNNNNNNNNNNNNNNNNNNNNNNNNNNNNNNNNNNNNNNNNNNNNNNNNNNNNNNNNNNNNNNNNNNNNNNNNNNNNNNNNNNNNNNNNNNNNNNNNNNNNNNNNNNNNNNNNNNNNNNNNNNNNNNNNNNNNNNNNNNNNNNNNNNNNNNNNNNNNNNNNNNNNNNNNNNNNNNNNNNNNNNNNNNNNNNNNNNNNNNNNNNNNNNNNNNNNNNNNNNNNNNNNNNNNNNNNNNNNNNNNNNNNNNNNNNNNNNNNNNNNNNNNNNNNNNNNNNNNNNNNNNNNNNNNNNNNNNNNNNNNNNNNNNNNNNNNNNNNNNNNNNNNNNNNNNNNNNNNNNNNNNNNNNNNNNNNNNNNNNNNNNNNNNNNNNNNNNNNNNNNNNNNNNNNNNNNNNNNNNNNNNNNNNNNNNNNNNNNNNNNNNNNNNNNNNNNNNNNNNNNNNNNNNNNNNNNNNNNNNNNNNNNNNNNNNNNNNNNNNNNNNNNNNNNNNNNNNNNNNNNNNNNNNNNNNNNNNNNNNNNNNNNNNNNNNNNNNNNNNNNNNNNNNNNNNNNNNNNNNNNNNNNNNNNNNNNNNNNNNNNNNNNNNNNNNNNNNNNNNNNNNNNNNNNNNNNNNNNNNNNNNNNNNNNNNNNNNNNNNNNNNNNNNNNNNNNNNNNNNNNNNNNNNNNNNNNNNNNNNNCCAATGTAAGGGGTattattcccaatgaccaccaatgtaaagggttTTGTTCCTaatgacccccaatgtaaggggtatttttcccaataaccaccaatgtaagggctATTATTTCCATTGACCATCAATGATAGGGGTATATCCTAATGATCACCACTGTAAAGACATTCTTTAAAATAGGTTGTACATGTTCCTTCTactatgcaaattaaaaaaaaaaacaacaacaacacagTGGTCTTAAAATAGATGTCCACACGATTAATGATTATTTTGCTATAATGAGTCTTTCTCCTACAGGGTACCATGGAACCCTtggatttctccagaggttaaTATTGGCACCTTGGGCAATGAGTAATATAGATATGTAGCCATTCACATCAGttatcttttaatttttctgtataGAAGTCCTATTTTCCACTatttcccactaaccaccaatgtaaagggcattcttCCACTGGTATGAAAATAGTCCCCATTACATCAGTGGGAGATTGGTCCTTccattagtggtcattgggaagaatggcccTTACACTGGTGATCACCAATGATAGGctatttttttctcctatcacctatgtaaaaagcattcttactaatgacaatgtaagaagaattctttcCATCAACTGCCAGTTTAAGGGACATTCTTCCAGATGAACATAATCAATAGAGGGGTATTATTTCCACTGAGCACCAATGAAGGGCATTTCTTTTCATTGATCACCAATGGAGAGGTATTCTTTCCACTAttcaccaatgtaagggtcatccttcccaatgaccactaatggAAGGACCAttctcccactgatcaccaatgtaatgggGACCATTTTCCTATCAGTGAATGGCTGTTCTTTCCTTCtaccacaaatgtaaaaagcattcttcctaaCCTcgaccaatgtaaggggcattcttccaaTTGAACATCACCAATGGAGGggtattctttccaatgaccaccaatagagggctattctttccactgaccaccagtgggAGGGCTGTTCttttcattgaccaccaatggaggggtattctttccactattcaccaatgtaagggtcattcttcccaatgaccactaatggAAGCACTATTCTCCCACTAATCACCAATGTAATGGGAATCATTTTCCTATCAATGAAAGCAACCATTGTATTGACCATCTATAGAAATGGTCATCTGGTTCAATTTATTATCCCACAAATGTACCATAaactgtatatagtaattattagcTTGGGGTCCATCAAGACCTTCTAGGCATTTGAAGGGTTCCCCtgtattaaaaaggtcaagaaatgctGTGATTGAAGATACTATCAGACTATAATATCTGAGACAAAAGTGGACAcactcaaattccaaatctaGAGACAAATGGAACCTATTCAGGTCATGGGGGATTCTGTCTTCTGGAGAgggacattattattatgtaaatataattgttttgggctaatatattttttcagtgacaaaagaCAGGAAAAGTACCAAGAGGCCAGGTCACAGTTCAATAAACATAACAGTTAGTAAATGATTGATTAATTTCCATTGAATTTGGCCGTGACTTTCGTCTGATAaacttgaaaaaagtaaaaaacaatgaaCGTAAATAAAACAAGCTGGAAGAGCTTGAATAATGTAGAGGTACATGTTAAATAGATGACATTTGTTTGatctgtatattttaatgattattattattattattattattattattaataaagagtatttatttagcgccaacaaattatgcagcgctctacaattaataagggttgcaaatgacagacagatacaggcagtgacacaggaggaggagaggaccctgccccgaagagcttacaatctaggaggtgggggaagcagcacacaatagtgCTTGCTTATAGTCATCACCAGTGATATATGTAGCAAGGTGACAATGTAGAAGGTGACAATCCCATACCAGGAAGAACCTAACCAAGGAATCCTGGCAGGGggaccaggtattattttatcattgtatCAAATACGAAGCCCAACAGACAAATGGCGGAGCTTACCTGGCAAGGGTCCTTGTTTGGACCCTGCTTGTTACACGGTCACAATTCCCTGACCCCGTCTCCCAAATGTGCTCCTAGGTTGTCAAACAGGCTTTTAATAAAGTGGCCAAAATGCATTGCATAGGAATCAATTGTTGTCACCATCCTTAGAAATGCCAGGCTGCCAATATAAAGTGGAGGGCAATATGTCCCTTACTgtattttgctgcagttttttttactccCGTGCCACATAGAATGGAAACTCTCCAAAGACTGCACTTTAGATAGTATTACAGAATACCCTGAGCAATTCATATCAACCCAAAATCACATAGAATGCAAGGACACCTTTATGGCCAATTTGAttggaaaactatttttatttttcgaGGACAAAGAGGGAACTGAACCCACACTCCTAAAGCTGTAAGGTAAGTGCCAACCACTTGTGGCTCTAATCATCCTATCTCTGTGTTCAGGTGTTTGGAGGCAAAACCTTGCTGGGTACTTATTGTGGTCAGAAGTCTCCTGGAACCCTAAAGACCTTGAGCAACAACGTGGACATTCTGTTCCACACTGACGATTCCGGTGACAGCAAAGGGTGGAAACTACACTACACAACAAAAGGTAAGACCCGCATTGTCTCTTCTTTAAGTTTACATACATAATTGATATTCTTGGCTTGTCTGCTTCGTGATAGAATGTCCCCACATCTCACCTATCAATAGTAGGCACCTGTCTTTGAAGACTTTAAGAAATCTTTTAAAAACTGGACAAAAATGCTTTGCACGCTGCTCTTGTTCAATTATATGAATGgctaggtattattattattacacagtatttatatagcaccaacatattacgcagcactttacaaagtctatagtcatattaCTAATTGTAacccaaaagagctcacaatctaatgtccctcacATAGTCATTAATGCAATCTAgggtaattttttggggggaagccgaataccctaactgaatgtttttgggaagaAACCACACAAagacggggagaacctgcaaactctagtgtcctggtcgagattggAACCCAGAACCTAGCGCTGAAAAGGAAAAGGAGTGCTAATCTCTAAGCCGACATGCTGCCCAAAAGAATGAACCAATTTCCATTTTTGTTACCCAGAAACAGAGACAATCAGGAGCCACAGTTGATACCCCTATACTTTGTAAATTGATCATCCCTGCTCTAACAAAAGATAAAAGTAATTTTGCCTAAGCAGTCCAatgggtaaaaatattttaaaataacatctaGTCACAATGAAATCAGTGTCCTCCTGAAGCCCAAAAGGCTGATTTCCAGGAAAAGGCAagtgttaagaaaaaaattgcaacttgTAGCAATACATCTTCTATTCTGGATTcctaaaatctaatttattattcTCCAGCTGTCAGATGCCCAATGCCGGTCCCCCAGGATGCATTTTCTATGATCAGTCCAGTGCAGAAAGAGTATCAGATGAGAGATTATATCGTGGTGACTTGCAAAATAGGATATCAGCTCATGGAGGTCAGTAAAAAGGTTTGACACTGTGCTATGTTATTCTCTATAATTGGGGTGCTAACGTGATTTCAAGGCAATGCATGCTTAACAAAATTCCTACTTTGGCTCAGCTCTCAATGCTTTAATGGGGTTCATTTTCCCCTAATGGCTTCTTCATTAGGTAGAATACAAGAAGGCGGTGTCTTCATGATGGCCATGTGTAGGAGACATAAATACTTTTGGGAATTGTAATGTTTATGCTCGTCTGACCATCACCCCTATTTATATAGCCAAAAGTATATGGAAATCATACGGTTATTGCTACAGTACACAAAGACAACTGAACTCTTCCAGCATTTGGTAGCAGTTTGGTGAAGGTCCTTTtctgtgtgtacaaagccagttCTATAAAGACACGGCTTAATAAGTTTGGTGTTGATGAACTTGAGTGAGCTTCCCAGAGCcctctgacctcaaccctactgaacaccttttggATGACCTGGAATGCCATTCGTGAGCCAAATCTTTTCAGACAACACCAGTacttgacctcacaaatgcttttttttcatttgcaaactCCCTCAGACACACTCTAAAATTTTGTGGAAACTCTTTTAAAAATTCAGGGTCTGGTATACCTGCAAAGTGGGACCAGCTTTATAAAAATGGCCATGGTGATGGAatggaatgtccaacaagctccAATAGCTGTAATGGTTGATGAAGATGAAAGGTTATTCCTCATTGGCCAtcttaaataaaaagcaatatatgcTTGTTTGGTGATCCAAAGCTTTTAAAAAGCCACTGGAGGACTAATTAACACCCATAATATGGTGCTAAGGGTTTGGATGTGCACCACAGAAAGCATCTCAGCAACTATGCTTAAATCCATGCTCCCTAAATTTTACATTTGGTAAAAAGCTAAAAAGTTCAGGAAACACAATAATATGAGGTTTGCTTTCAACCAACAACATTCTAGAATGCAAAGTACTGCAGTTGACGTATTATATGTACATCTCTTGTCTTTCTCCTGCAGAACAACAAGGAACTGAACACTTTCACTGCCCTGTGTCAGAAAGACGGGACCTGGCACCGACCTATGCCTCGATGCCAAAGTAAGGCCACTGCCAGCTAACGCTGCTGTCCTTGTCAGTTCTAGCTTTTGTTTCCATTCACACCTTTCAGTTTCAAACACACTGATGTGCATTTACATCTGAAGGTGATGCATTTTGTTGCATAATGCAACTCACATTGCAACCAGAAATGAGTATGATCGGCTTTGGGAAACAATCCAGAACCTGAGATTTTGGTTAAATCCCTGATAACTCCTGCCCACACCTTCCCCCTATTGCAGTGACGTGGCACCATATTTGGCAAAGTTCTCACCTTGCCCTATGGCTGGTGCACATCTGACCGTCACATACTTTGAACCTAGCATCATATACTCTATATATTTGCATGGTAAGGGcataataaatacaatgcaaatatatttccTTCCAAAGATCCTTCCATCGATAATGCCATCATCTTCCATTCCCTCGTAGAAAAATTGGTGCCAACTTTGTTTAGGGTCAACTTGTACTTTCTGAAATGCTGGCTTAGAGATTATGAATTACTGAGAGGTTAACTATAAGGTGTGACTTTCtttcacaatattattaatatatttttgttatttggtTCAGTAACATTTTCTGTTGTACTGCTTTGGCATTATTAGCGCCAATCTGTGTTGTCCCCCCTCCATGTCACAATTAGCTTTACATCTCTCTTTCCTTTGCAGTTGTGAGCTGTAAGAGTCCAGGCAACCTACGCAATGGTCAGTACACCTTCCTCACTGAGCCAGATGGACTGACGTACCTGTCCGCCATCACCTACAGTTGTAACGAGCCATTCTACAAAATGGTGACTCAGAGAGACAGCGGTATGTACAATATGGTCAACTTTGTTCTAAGGGGGTTTGACAACAGACAAAAGGCTAGTAGTGTTGAGGTTAGAGCACATTTCCAGAGTATATGTCTGTTGGATCGCTCATGGTCATCatattttttgcagataaaatgcCCAATTTTCTGTGACTGTGTTCCATGACTCCCAATCGCAGCCATTGTTGGTCAGTTGCGCTggccatcttttttttcataaaggctTTCTTTAATTGGAGACAAGCTCTGGCCTGGCTAAAGGGGATGACTAGGAGGGTTGAGGTCAGATGGGGGGGTTGGAACAGGCATTCTTGGATGGCTCTTTGCAGTTGACAACTATCCAGCCACTTGGCTTCCCCAACCATTTCATCATTTGGCAATAATGAACAGATTGCTACCATCCCCATACGGCAGCTCAACCATTGGCGTGGTTCATGACCATGAGtaagcagtaaccacaccgcaaTCTCACCACCAATCTGAATGGGGTACAGCTTTTGACGTGATACTGAATACTTCACTATGTATTTCCAGGATGTCCTTCTGCCTGTAGTAATATCATGTTTGTATGATCTCCAGCTGTGTTCACATGTTCAGAAGATCGAGTCTGGAAGGATGAGAATGGCGGAGTTCATATTCCCATCTGTGTTCCAGGTAGGTGCAAAAAATTTCTTTGATTAGGTTATTTTAATTGGTATGTTAACCCTAGAATGGCATGTATGGTACACAATTCCATTGTTCCTTATATCATGTGACTAAAAGAAAGCCCCTTTGCCCACAGTGTGTGGAAAGCCATCGAATCCCGTCACCGGATACAGTCGTATTATCAAAGGTGAGATAGCAAGATCGGGCAGCTTCCCATGGCAAGTGTTGGTGAACAAACACGGGCGCGGTGGTGGAATTCTGATAGGAGAGTACTGGGTGATGACGGCTGCCCACGTGATAAGACCAAAGAAGGATAAAGAGGTGTCAGATGATAACAATGACAATGACGCCAACGGCCTACATGTTTTCCTCGGTGACACAAATGTAGAGAAGCTGATAGAACGGGGCCATTTAGCCATTCAGGAAGTATTTGTGCACCCAGGTTACACCATGCACAGCCATGACCACGACATTGCTCTGATTCGTCTGAGAGACCCAGTCATCATGGACAATAACACCTCTCCAATCTGTTTACCCCAAGACGGTGAAGAGTCTGTTTATGAAGCCGATAGCATGGGCTACGTCAGTGGATTTGGAGTGACGGAGAGGCAAAGGATCTCCAATGACCTGCGTTATGTGGCCTTGCCCATCGTTAACGGGGTCAAATGTCTGAAACAGCTCCAAGAGAAGCAAAAGGGGCAATCTCCTAACAGTGATATCGGACGGGAAAGGTTCACAGAGAACATGTTCTGTGCTGGCTTTGCAGAAGATAAGCTAAGGCAGAAAGACTCATGCCAAGGAGACAGCGGGGGGCCTTTTACCAGACAAATTGAGGAGAAGTGGGTGGCTACGGGTATCGTGTCCTGGGGTATTGGCTGTGGCATTGGCTATGGGTATTACACCAAAGTCCTAAACTACGTTGATTGGATTAAAGGCCATATGAACAGTTAGATTATAAGGAAAATCATAAATTGATGGCTTTTTAAGTTGGACCTatcaataaagctttttaaatttattgccACAATTGGGCAAAAGCGGCATCACAAGGTGACATTGTCAATCATTTGATTGCCATAATCCAGTTTACCCTGAAATCTAAATTCCAACATAGCCTAAATTCTTCAGGTTTGTACACTTCAAATGCTGTAATGCACTATGCACATCTCAAAGGGTTCCCAAGGTGCCAACATTGTACTGTAGCATGCTAAAGCGGTACATGGTGTGTTCAATCCATGAACATCATTTAATTTCCAAAACACAGCTTACCTGGAGCTTGCGCAAATGTCTAAATTCCAAAGTAGCCTAGATTCTGTCCAACCTGGAGATAGTTTCAGACACCTCAGACCCATGATGCATCATGCCCATCTCAGTGGGTTTCCAAGGTGCCAAGGTTGCACTGTGGGATCCTGAAGAAGTACATGGTGTGTTCCATCTCATGAACATCATTTTTTTGCCATGATTCATGTAAGCTCCCGAAATGTCCAAATTCCAAGGTAGCCTAGATTCTGTCCAACTTAAAGATAGGATTGGACACCTCAGATGCCATAATTCACCATGCCCATCCTATTGAGTTCCCACGGTGCCAAAATTTGCACTGTGGGTTACTGAAGCAGTACATGCTGTGTTCCATCTCATGGACATGATTTGATCGCCATGATTCAACTCACCCTGTAGCTCCCAAAATGTCTAGATTCCAGGGCACCCCAGGTTCTGTCCAAGCTGGAAGTAAGTTTGGACAAGTCAGACCCCATAATGCACCATGTCCATGTCAGTGGGTTCCCAAGGTGCCAACCTTAAGCTGTGGGATTCTAAAGTGGTACATGTTGTGCTATATCTTAAAATAACACTTGATAGCCATGTTTCAGCTTACCCTGCAGC includes these proteins:
- the C1R gene encoding complement C1r subcomponent gives rise to the protein MFFLVLLIFGGFTCTSARRSQYGLITTPNFPKTYPNNNHTIWNIIVPEGYHISLKFLTFDIEPSDGCTYDFVKVWTDNKEMGVFCGQAKYKSHPGHRLFVSEGNKMRIELQSDFSNEENGATILYQGFKAYYQAVDNDECALPNDISASWTPPCQHVCHNYIGGYFCSCLPGYKLQSDNRTCKVECSSQLFMEESGYISSPGYPKPYPADLNCNYSIRVEEGLHVSISFLETFDIDYHPRAPCPYDTLKVFGGKTLLGTYCGQKSPGTLKTLSNNVDILFHTDDSGDSKGWKLHYTTKAVRCPMPVPQDAFSMISPVQKEYQMRDYIVVTCKIGYQLMENNKELNTFTALCQKDGTWHRPMPRCQIVSCKSPGNLRNGQYTFLTEPDGLTYLSAITYSCNEPFYKMVTQRDSAVFTCSEDRVWKDENGGVHIPICVPVCGKPSNPVTGYSRIIKGEIARSGSFPWQVLVNKHGRGGGILIGEYWVMTAAHVIRPKKDKEVSDDNNDNDANGLHVFLGDTNVEKLIERGHLAIQEVFVHPGYTMHSHDHDIALIRLRDPVIMDNNTSPICLPQDGEESVYEADSMGYVSGFGVTERQRISNDLRYVALPIVNGVKCLKQLQEKQKGQSPNSDIGRERFTENMFCAGFAEDKLRQKDSCQGDSGGPFTRQIEEKWVATGIVSWGIGCGIGYGYYTKVLNYVDWIKGHMNS